The Streptomyces sp. B3I8 nucleotide sequence TCCCCGGCCGTGGCCAGGATGAAGTCCGACTTGGCGGCGAAGCCGATGAGGACGGAGTGGCCCTCGCCGAGCCCGGTGCCGAGCACCCCGCCGGCGGCGAACGCGAACAGCGACTGGGCGAGCTGGTTGGGGCCCCGGCCCGCGTCGATGGAAGCGAAGGGGTGCAGCCAGTCCTCGACCCGCCCGTGCACGTGCGGCTCCAGCCGGCCCACGGCCAGCGCGCCGGCCACCGCGAGCAGCAGCCCGACCGCGACCCAGCCGGTGCGCCCGGTGGCGACGTACAGCAGCACCACGAACAGCCCGAAGAACAGCAACGACGTGCCGAGGTCCCGCTCCAGCACGAGGACACCCACGCTGAGCAGCCAGATCGCCACCACCGGCCCGAGCACCCGTCCGGTCGGCAACCGCAGCCACCACAGCCGCCGCCCGGAGTGGGCCAGCGCGTGCCCGTTGGCGGCGAGGTACCCGGCGAAGAACACGGCCAGCAGCACCTTCGCGAACTCGCCGGGCTGGAGCGAGAACCCGGCGACGCGCACCCAGATCCGGGCACCGTTCACCGCCGGGAAGAAGATCGGCACGGTGAGCAGGGCGAGCGCCCCGGCGACGCACACGTACGCGTACCGCCGCAGCACCCGGTGGTCGTCGAGGACCACGACCACCGCGACGAACAGCGCGACGCCGAGGGTGGACCAGTTCAGCTGGGTGGGCGCGGCGGCGTCCCCGGGGGTCTCCAGGTCGAGCCGGTAGATCAGCACGAGCCCGAGCCCGTTCAGCAGCACGGCGATGGGCAGCAGCACGGGATCGGCGCCCGGCGCCCGGAACCGCACGGCCAGGTGCGCGAGCAGCGCCAGCACGGCGAGCCCCGCCCCGTACCCGGCGGCCCCCTGCGGCAGGGCCCCGTGCCGGGCGAGTCCGACCGCGCAGTACCCGCACACGGACAACAGCACGGCGAGCCCCATGAGCAGGACCTCGACCCCACGCCTCCCGGTCCGCCTCATATCCGCAACATACCGGGACGAATCACGCACGGTGCGCAACCGCGCCCCTGCGAGGGGCGCGGGGCTGTGCCACTGTGCGGCTGCCGCCGCGCGGGCGCGACCGGCCCCCACCGGCGGTCAGCCGACCACGCACCCCGGGGTCACAGGGGCGAAGCCCCTGAAGGGACGGGAAGGGCAGGGCAGGGCAGGGGCGGCGTGGGGCGAAATCCATCCCGGGCGAGCCCCCGGGCGTAAACCCTCCCCACCGACCGCCTCCGTCTTGCCCCCACCGCTCACCCCCTGTTCCCATGGAACAAGGGGGTGACCATCCACATGGACCGACTCCGCGTCACACCGACCCGCCACCACACCCACGACCGCCTCTACGTCCACCGCCCCGACGGCACCACCCTCGCCTGGTACGACCGCGACACCGCGCACGTGAGCCTGCTGAACAGCACTCAGCGGGAGGCCGTACTGCACTCGCTCACCCCCTTCCTCACCGGCCCCGTCACCGTCG carries:
- a CDS encoding FtsW/RodA/SpoVE family cell cycle protein, whose translation is MRRTGRRGVEVLLMGLAVLLSVCGYCAVGLARHGALPQGAAGYGAGLAVLALLAHLAVRFRAPGADPVLLPIAVLLNGLGLVLIYRLDLETPGDAAAPTQLNWSTLGVALFVAVVVVLDDHRVLRRYAYVCVAGALALLTVPIFFPAVNGARIWVRVAGFSLQPGEFAKVLLAVFFAGYLAANGHALAHSGRRLWWLRLPTGRVLGPVVAIWLLSVGVLVLERDLGTSLLFFGLFVVLLYVATGRTGWVAVGLLLAVAGALAVGRLEPHVHGRVEDWLHPFASIDAGRGPNQLAQSLFAFAAGGVLGTGLGEGHSVLIGFAAKSDFILATAGEELGLAGLVAVFGLYALLVERGYRAGLALRDAFGRLLAVGLASILALQVFVIAGGVTGLIPLTGMAMPFLAQGGSSLVTNWVIVALLIRLSDRARKDAAEREDDLARRPGGEKAAGSGPAASPYDGTAAP